From one Solanum lycopersicum chromosome 12, SLM_r2.1 genomic stretch:
- the LOC101254675 gene encoding metal tolerance protein 4-like has translation MEGELESTKMPLLEGWKLTGSGLRHDFLLRLPDKVIKSCVIDSEASSIINYNISGLTKGEKEYYERQFETLKSFEEVDIAVTSDEIDEDDLEEEAQHERAMTVSNGANIILLALKIYATVKSGSLAIAASTLDSLLDLMAGGILWFTHLSMKNINVYKYPIGKLRVQPVGIIVFAAIMATLGFQVLIQAVEQLVENKPPEKMALNQLAWLYSVMLTATVVKLALWLYCRSSGNDIVRAYAKDHYFDVVTNVVGLIAAVLGDKLYWWIDPVGALILAIYTITNWSGAVIENAVSLVGQSAPPEVLQKLTYLVMRHPQVKRVDTVRAYTFGVLYFVEVDIELPEDLPLKEAHVIGEGLQIKLEKLPQVERAFVHIDFECEHKPEHSVPSRIPNSEP, from the exons ATGGAGGGAGAATTAGAGAGTACTAAAATGCCATTGTTGGAGGGATGGAAGCTTACAGGAAGTGGACTCCGGCATGATTTTTTGTTAAGGCTTCCAGATAAGGTGATCAAGTCTTGTGTTATTGATTCAGAAGCTTCATCcatcattaattataatatcTCTGGATTAACCAAAg GAGAAAAGGAATACTATGAAAGACAGTTTGAGACATTGAAGTCATTCGAGGAAGTTGATATTGCAGTCACGTCtgatgaaattgatgaagaTGATCTTGAAGAAGAAGCTCAACATGAGAGAGCAATGACAGTGTCCAATGGTGCAAATATTATACTTCTGGCTCTTAAG ATCTATGCCACAGTGAAGAGTGGCTCCTTAGCTATCGCTGCATCTACGTTGGATTCATTGCTTGACCTCATGGCTGGTGGCATACTATGGTTCACTCATCTGTCgatgaaaaatattaatgtcTATAAATATCCTATAGGAAAATTGAGAGTGCAGCCTGTTGGAATTATTGTGTTTGCTGCTATTATGGCTACACTTG GCTTTCAGGTGTTGATCCAGGCTGTGGAACAACTAGTTGAAAATAAGCCTCCTGAAAAGATGGCTTTGAATCAGCTTGCATGGTTATATTCAGTAATGTTAACTGCCACAGTGGTAAAACTTGCCCTGTGGCTTTACTGCAGAAGCTCAGGAAACGACATTGTTCGTGCATATGCAAAG GATCACTATTTCGACGTGGTTACTAATGTAGTGGGATTGATAGCAGCTGTACTTGGTGATAAGTTGTACTGGTGGATTGATCCTGTTGGTGCTCTCATCCTTGCTATTTACACAATCACAAATTGGTCAGGCGCTGTGATAGAGAATGCAG TGTCACTAGTGGGACAGTCAGCCCCTCCTGAAGTTCTGCAGAAGTTAACGTATCTTGTTATGAGACACCCTCAAGTGAAACGTGTTGATACAGTTCGAGCATACACCTTTGGTGTTTTGTACTTTGTTGAG GTTGATATTGAACTCCCAGAAGATTTGCCATTGAAAGAAGCACATGTTATCGGAGAGGGTCTACAAATAAAGCTGGAGAAACTTCCTCAAGTTGAACGTGCATTTGTTCATATTGATTTTGAATGTGAACACAAGCCAGAGCACTCTGTCCCCAGCAGGATTCCTAACAGTGAACCTTAA
- the LOC101267788 gene encoding casein kinase 1-like protein HD16, with protein sequence MGDQSGGLSANNKGTEQDDDGKNSPIPKKVKVGMSPVYQVERKLGKGGFGQVFLGRRLSGGNESSNGQGAVEVALKFEHMKSKGCNYGPPHEWQVYNTLGGSHGVPSVHYKGRVGDYYVMVMDMLGPSLWDVWNSSGQAMSAEMVACIAVESLSILSIMHAQGYVHGDVKPENFLLGQPSTLQEKKLFLVDLGLATKWRENVKGPHVVYDQRPDMFRGTVRYASAHAHLGRTASRRDDLESLAYTLIFLHRGRLPWQGFQGDNKSFLVCKKKMATSPEMLCCFCPSPLREFLDIVINMKFDEEPNYSKLISLFGSLLGPDPAIRPINTDGAQKILQVGQKRGRLNVEEGEEQPRKKVRIGVPASQWISIYNARKPMKQRYHYNVTDTRLAEHVEKGTEDGLYISCVASCSDFWAIIMDAGTNFTSQVYELSQSFLHKEWVMEQWEKNYYISSLAGATNGSSLVVMSKGTQFSQQSYKVSESFPFKWISKKWKEGFNVTSMATAGSRWAVVMSRNSGVSNQVVELDFLYPSEGIHKRWDNGYRITATAATLDQAALILSVPRRRPGDETQETLRTSQFPSTHVKEKWAKNLYLSCLCYGRTVS encoded by the exons ATGGGGGATCAGAGCGGTGGGTTGAGTGCTAATAACAAAGGAACTGAGCAAGATGATGATGGTAAAAACTCTCCTATCCCTAAAAAG GTGAAAGTAGGAATGTCGCCAGTTTATCAGGTTGAAAGGAAGTTAGGTAAAGGTGGGTTTGGTCAGGTCTTTTTGGGTCGTCGTCTTTCTGGTGGAAATGAATCTTCAAATGGTCAAGGGGCTGTTGAG GTTGCACTGAAATTTGAGCATATGAAAAGCAAAGGCTGTAACTATGGTCCTCCACATGAGTGGCAAGTTTACAA TACTCTTGGAGGCAGCCATGGAGTGCCTAGCGTGCATTATAAAGGGAGGGTAGGAGACTATTACGTAATG GTTATGGACATGCTAGGGCCTAGCTTATGGGATGTATGGAATTCCTCTGGGCAGGC GATGTCTGCAGAAATGGTAGCATGTATTGCAGTTGAGTCTCTGTCAATTTTAAGCATAATGCATGCACAAGG TTATGTGCATGGAGATGTAAAGCCAGAGAACTTTTTGCTTGGTCAGCCATCAACTCTGCAGGAGAAGAAGTTGTTCCTTGTCGACTTGGGACTAG CAACAAAGTGGAGAGAGAATGTGAAGGGTCCGCATGTGGTATATGATCAGCGACCTGACATGTTTAG AGGGACTGTTCGGTATGCAAGTGCTCATGCACACTTGGGAAGGACTGCCAGTAGAAGAGATGATCTGGAATCACTTGCATATACActcatttttcttcacagagGCAGGTTGCCATGGCAAGGATTTCAG GGAGATAACAAATCGTTTTTGGTCTGCAAAAAGAAGATGGCAACATCTCCAGAAATGCTTTGCTGTTTCTGTCCATCACCTCTGAGAGAATTTCTCGATATAGTAATAAACatgaaatttgatgaagaacCTAATTATTCGAAGTTAATCTCCTTATTTGGGAGCTTGCTTGGACCTGATCCTGCTATAAGGCCAATCAACACTGATGGTGCCCAAAAG ATTCTTCAAGTTGGCCAAAAGCGGGGGAGATTAAATGTAGAGGAGGGGGAAGAGCAGCCTAGAAAGAAGGTTCGCATCGGAGTTCCTGCATCACAGTGGATTTCGATTTACAATGCTAGGAAGCCCATGAAACAGAG GTACCATTATAATGTAACAGATACAAGGCTAGCAGAGCATGTGGAGAAAGGGACTGAAGATGGATTATACATAAGTTGTGTGGCATCTTGTTCCGACTTCTGGGCTATTATCATGGATGCTGGAACCAATTTCACTAGCCAAGTTTATGAGCTATCACAATCATTCTTGCACAAG GAGTGGGTTATGGAACAGTGGGAGAAGAACTATTATATTAGTTCTCTTGCTGGTGCTACCAATGGAAGCTCTCTTGTTGTAATGTCAAAAG GCACACAGTTCAGTCAGCAGTCTTATAAAGTAAGTGAGTCATTCCCATTCAAGTGGATAAGCAAGAAGTGGAAAGAAGGGTTCAATGTAACCTCCATGGCAACTGCTGGAAGTAGGTGGGCGGTTGTTATGTCTCGTAATTCAGGTGTCAGTAACCAG GTAGTGGAGCTTGATTTTCTTTATCCAAGTGAAGGCATTCATAAACGATGGGACAATGGTTATCGTATTACAGCAACAGCTGCTACATTAGATCAAGCTGCTCTTATCCTGAGTGTGCCTCGACGAAGGCCTGGCGATGAGACTCAGGAGACATTGAGAACATCTCAGTTTCCAAGCACACATGTTAAG GAAAAATGGGCAAAAAATCTCTATCTTTCCTGTCTCTGCTATGGACGAACTGTATCTTGA
- the LOC101267501 gene encoding uncharacterized protein produces the protein MTAPGRPQPEVPSIDLEEYSASKTLIPFDRPVPLLRGPIKAGPQEETVGQFILAFKDPISWASAYKACESQVTQQCESGARIGCSIAASDKCKTPWWKSFTGSASNQDFAERARCEEREMEACLEAANGKCHEFAKQKCFPAFRDAWIGVKGLSPKVKKKELSRLISWVKLGENCQIADLWRLERPWLEFKAQLQVSYCKGSDILG, from the coding sequence ATGACAGCACCAGGACGACCACAACCAGAAGTGCCATCAATCGACCTCGAGGAGTACTCTGCATCAAAGACTCTGATTCCTTTTGACCGACCAGTCCCTCTTCTTCGAGGTCCCATCAAGGCTGGCCCACAAGAAGAAACAGTTGGGCAATTCATCCTCGCATTTAAAGACCCTATCTCCTGGGCCTCTGCATACAAGGCTTGTGAATCTCAAGTCACTCAACAATGTGAATCTGGAGCTAGGATTGGTTGCTCTATCGCAGCCTCAGACAAATGTAAAACTCCTTGGTGGAAATCATTCACTGGCAGTGCTTCCAATCAAGACTTTGCAGAGAGGGCGAGATGCGAAGAACGTGAAATGGAGGCTTGCCTTGAAGCAGCAAATGGGAAGTGCCATGAATTTGCAAAGCAGAAGTGCTTCCCAGCATTTCGTGATGCATGGATTGGTGTAAAAGGATTGAGTCCcaaagtgaagaaaaaagagttaTCCAGGCTTATTTCTTGGGTGAAGTTAGGGGAGAATTGTCAGATAGCTGATCTTTGGAGATTAGAGAGGCCTTGGCTCGAGTTTAAGGCACAACTACAAGTGTCTTATTGCAAAGGGAGTGATATATTAGGTTGA
- the CMT2 gene encoding DNA (cytosine-5)-methyltransferase CMT2: MPSKRKSSPATKPESSSGSRKSKRLVVERPDPVVAQPSDSDFEPEPVLSSKKKSTRRTTAESSVVACQSESNNKKLKKPTVEKAESGVASPADRDFVSESDSETPSKKSTRRAAVKVEPLVDSVAGSDFVEEEEVDGMELGSLKKSLSISPSKRKPKRAEKVKDEECVLAGDPVPDAEARLKWPHRYNKGKENGTKSLNGQDDPDQLIQAKCHFSRADVDGQIYYLEDDAHVKAADGEDDYICKIVEFFEAVDGVQYFTAQWFYRAKDTVIKSHDQFIDKKRVFLSEIKDDNPLDCLVTKLKIVPVPSNATSQFKENVKSNCDFYYDMKYLLPYSSFISLPPDTTSPVSSSSTISSDIDAGEVKEHNLEKKLLDLYSGCGAMSTGLCLGANSKGVKLVTKWAVDLNKHACDSLRLNHPETQVRNEYASDFLSLLKEWVQLCVSCSLIKGSVPPHPHLKVTDEVDEDEENDDEGEDSGDDKEGEIFEVEELLEVCYGDPKENNKPGLYFKVRWRGYGPEEDTWEPIDGLSDCPKKISEFVVKGFKANLLPLPGDVDVVCGGPPCQGISGFNRFRNKENPMQDPKNKQLDVYMDIVDFLKPRFVLMENVVDLVKFSNGFLGRYALSRLVGMNYQARMGMMAAGAYGLPQFRMRVFMFGALSSEKLPQYPLPTHKVIVRGVIPVEFESNTVAYDSVRDLELKKELFLGDALSDLPLVENNEPRDEMPYTDEPKSDFQHFIRMGRDGLLGSVLYDHRPLQLNEDDHQRVCQIPKRKGANFRDLPGVRVRPDNKVEWDPDVERVKLPSGKPLVPDYAMSFVGGSSSKPFGRLWWDETVPTVVTRAEPHNQTIVHPLQDRVLTIRENARLQGFPDYYKLIGPIKERYMQVGNAVAVPVARALGYSLAMSIKGLSGETPLFTLPKNFPSHEDQNCNEVSQ; this comes from the exons ATGCCAAGCAAACGGAAATCTTCTCCGGCTACAAAGCCAGAGTCTTCATCCGGCAGCAGGAAGTCGAAGAGACTTGTAGTTGAAAGACCAGATCCAGTAGTAGCTCAACCATCTGATTCCGATTTTGAACCGGAACCTGTTTTATCATCAAAGAAGAAATCCACGAGACGAACAACAGCTGAAAGTTCAGTGGTAGCTTGTCAATCGGAAAGCAATAACAAGAAGTTGAAGAAGCCAACTGTTGAAAAGGCAGAATCTGGTGTAGCTTCACCAGCTGATAGAGATTTCGTATCTGAGTCTGATTCGGAGACGCCGAGCAAGAAATCCACGAGGCGAGCTGCAGTAAAGGTGGAACCTTTGGTGGATTCTGTAGCTGGGAGTGATTTTGTGGAAGAGGAAGAAGTAGATGGAATGGAGCTAGGGAGTCTGAAGAAGAGCTTGTCGATTTCACCTTCCAAAAGGAAGCCTAAGAGGGCTGAGAAAGTTAAAGATGAAGAGTGTGTACTTGCCGGTGACCCTGTTCCGGATGCAGAAGCTAGACTGAAGTGGCCTCATCGCTAT AATAAAGGGAAAGAAAATGGTACCAAGAGCTTAAATGG TCAAGATGATCCGGACCAGTTAATTCAAGCTAAGTGCCATTTTAGTCGAGCAGATGTTGATGGTCAGATATATTATCTCGAGGATGATGCACATGTGAAG GCTGCTGATGGTGAGGACGATTACATTTGCAAGATTGTTGAATTCTTTGAAGCAGTTGACGGAGTGCAGTATTTTACAGCTCAGTGGTTTTACAGAGCTAAGGATACT GTTATTAAAAGCCATGATCAGTTCATTGACAAAAAACGTGTATTCCTTTCTGAAATCAAGGATGACAATCCTCTTGATTGCCTTGTGACCAAACTAAAGATTGTTCCTGTGCCCTCAAAT GCAACTTCACAGTTCAAGGAAAATGTAAAATCAAATTGTGATTTCTACTATGACATGAAGTACTTGCTTCCATACTCTTCCTTCATTAGCTTGCCTCCtg ATACTACAAGTCCAGTTAGTTCATCTTCTACTATATCAAGTGACATTGATGCTGGTGAGGTCAAAGAACACAATCTGGAAAAGAAGCTCTTGGATCTATATTCAGGATGTGGAGCAATGTCCACAGGGTTATGCTTGGGTGCCAATAGCAAAGGCGTTAAACTTGTTACT AAATGGGCTGTTGACCTTAACAAACATGCATGTGACAGTTTGAGATTGAACCACCCTGAGACTCAGGTGAGGAATGAGTATGCCAGTGATTTCCTATCACTTCTGAAGGAGTGGGTACAGCTCTGTGTCTCTTGTTCCTTGATAAAAGGCAGTGTTCCTCCACACCCTCATTTGAAAGTAACAGATGAAgttgatgaagatgaagaaaatgaTGATGAAGGTGAAGATTCTGGTGATGATAAAGAAGGTGAAATTTTTGAGGTCGAAGAACTCCTAGAAGTTTGTTATGGAGATCCAAAAGAGAATAACAAACCTGGACTTTACTTCAAG GTTCGCTGGAGAGGTTATGGTCCAGAGGAAGACACCTGGGAGCCAATAGATGGCTTAAG TGACTGCCCGAAGAAAATCAGTGAGTTTGTGGTGAAAGGCTTCAAAGCAAATCTTTTGCCGTTGCCT GgtgatgttgatgttgtatGCGGTGGACCACCTTGCCAAGGAATCAGTGGGTTCAATCGTTTTAGGAATAAAGAAAATCCGATGCAGGATCCCAAAAATAAACAACTTGATGTCTACATGGACATTGTGGATTTCTTGAAACCCAGGTTTGTATTAATGGAGAATGTGGTGGACCTTGTCAAATTCTCCAATGGTTTCCTTGGGCGATATGCATTGAGCAGACTTGTAGGGATGAACTACCAAGCACGGATGGGAATGATGGCAGCTGGTGCGTATGGTCTTCCACAATTTCGTATGCGTGTTTTCATGTTTGGAGCTCTTTCATCAGAG AAGTTGCCACAATATCCATTGCCCACACATAAAGTTATTGTGAGGGGTGTTATTCCCGTAGAATTTGAG TCAAACACAGTTGCGTATGATTCAGTCAGGGATCTCGAGTTAAAGAAAGAACTCTTTCTTGGTGATGCACTTTCTGATCTCCCTTTG GTGGAGAACAATGAGCCAAGAGATGAAATGCCTTACACTGATGAGCCTAAATCTGATTTCCAGCATTTTATAAGAATGGGGAGGGATG GGTTGTTGGGAAGCGTACTATATGATCATCGTCCTCTTCAGTTGAACGAAGATGATCATCAGCGTGTATGTCAAATTCCAAAGCGGAAG GGTGCAAACTTCAGGGACTTGCCCGGAGTTCGTGTTCGGCCAGATAATAAAGTTGAATGGGACCCAGACGTGGAGAGAGTAAAGCTACCTTCTGGGAAGCCTTTG GTCCCTGACTATGCGATGAGCTTCGTTGGTGGTAGTTCCTCAAA ACCATTTGGTCGTTTGTGGTGGGATGAAACTGTCCCAACAGTTGTGACGAGAGCTGAACCCCATAATCAG ACCATAGTACATCCACTACAAGATAGAGTGCTCACAATTCGTGAAAATGCAAGGCTCCAAGGTTTTCCTGACTACTACAAGTTGATAGGTCCAATAAAAGAAAG GTACATGCAAGTAGGTAATGCAGTTGCAGTTCCAGTTGCCCGAGCATTGGGCTATTCTTTGGCCATGTCAATAAAGGGATTATCTGGAGAAACACCATTGTTCACCTTGCCAAAAAATTTCCCTTCTCATGAGGATCAGAATTGTAATGAAGTGTCACAATAA